From one Streptomyces sp. SCSIO 30461 genomic stretch:
- a CDS encoding WD40 repeat domain-containing protein, with protein MGALSSDSGIRTVFAERLALLYKEAGNPPLKRVSESVVRLQRVDERGRSVRVSAQRISDWRRAKNVPAQFAALAAVLHILIPEARRSRPTPVSKALYDLDEWRLLWERAVGDPVGDRVAASAEEDETPPVDAPTASVVCPYRGLAAYRPQDASWFFGRERSTDALVAQLGAAEKTGGLVMLVGASGAGKSSLLNAGLVPALKDGAGEDLDSRARTVLQLVPGSDPLAELIRHIPELASIVAGMAPTAMEAGDPRIGRRVRDAVADWARRESPAPAARPVVIADQFEETFTLCLSEASRRRFIQILHAVCTSPDPSEPAPALVVLGIRADFYELCLGYPELADALQHRHMVLGPLSAAELREAVTGPAKAVGLELETGLAELIVREVSTGGPRGAHDAGVLPLLSHAMLATWQRRKAGRLTLAGYRAAGGIQGAVAATAEQAWSSLDPASREAARLLLLRLVRLGEDTQATRRRGTRRQLAEEASDSQKTEQSLEALVRARLVTLDAETVEITHEALLHAWPRLRDWIDDGRNDHLLRQRLEEDGRAWQESDRDPSLLYRGSRLDQARCWADSADDTFLTRSAVDFLAASVRLRKRMVWIGRSAVAALVALAVLAAGSAVVAWQQRNDAVFEQVLAEADRVQNTDPSLAAQLNLVAHRLRPNDEGARNRLLSIVNAPLASPLLGHTGAVYLTSFSPNGRLLATASYDRTVRLWDVADPSRPMPLGKPLTGHTSWVSSAVFSPDGSTLASAGDDGTIRLWNVRDPRRPRQIGAPLTGHDSTIYLLAFSPDGRTLASASEDRTVRLWDTADPRRSQALSALTGHSDAVRSLAFSPDGRTLATGGDDNTIRLWDITDRLQPAAIEAVLRGHTDTVHSVAFSPDGRTLASGSSDNSIRLWNMSGPRQASPLGAPLTGHTGPVWSVAFSPDGTMLAAASADSTASLWNVSDPAYPSQVGEPLAGSSGEIYALGFSPDGKTLATGSGDNKVRLWSIPTSDMIGRLGAFRPDGGVLATAARDGRVRLWNVETPERPVLLSRPFMPGQGDVRSLVFSPKGHTLAVLTGRRAVQLWNLTDPTRPVPHGQPVALRTRFAGPGTIAFSPDGRTLATTHDDRTIQLWNVSDPSRLVPLGAPLADHKGYVNSLAFSPDGRTLASGSADDAILLWNVSDPRRTARLGAPLTGHLGPINTLAYSPDGHTLASGSDDNTVQLWNITDPRKGSRLGSPLTGHTGAVVSLTFSRNGRTLASGGNDNMVRLWNITVPSKADPIGQSMSPNAKTGNFLSFSPGNRMLGVSSGTDTVRLWNLDVEDAVRRICSTTRGVLTADRWAEYLPRLSYEPPCDQ; from the coding sequence GTGGGGGCCTTGAGTTCCGACTCAGGGATACGCACAGTCTTCGCGGAGCGTCTCGCACTGCTGTACAAGGAAGCCGGCAACCCTCCACTCAAACGCGTGTCCGAGTCGGTCGTCCGCCTCCAGCGGGTCGATGAGCGAGGGCGCTCTGTACGGGTGTCCGCTCAGCGGATCAGCGACTGGCGACGAGCCAAGAACGTGCCGGCGCAGTTCGCCGCCCTCGCGGCGGTACTGCACATCCTCATCCCCGAAGCACGCCGCTCCCGGCCCACACCGGTGTCCAAGGCGCTGTACGACCTGGACGAGTGGCGCCTTCTGTGGGAACGCGCGGTAGGCGACCCGGTCGGTGACCGCGTCGCGGCATCCGCCGAGGAAGACGAGACTCCCCCGGTCGACGCGCCGACCGCCTCAGTGGTGTGTCCGTATCGGGGCCTCGCTGCGTACCGCCCGCAGGACGCCAGTTGGTTCTTCGGCCGGGAGCGAAGCACGGATGCCCTCGTCGCCCAGCTCGGCGCGGCGGAGAAGACGGGCGGCTTGGTCATGCTCGTGGGCGCCTCGGGGGCGGGAAAGTCCTCCTTGCTGAACGCCGGTCTGGTGCCTGCGTTGAAGGACGGCGCCGGGGAAGACCTAGACAGCCGGGCACGGACAGTGCTTCAACTCGTGCCGGGATCCGACCCTCTCGCTGAGCTGATTCGTCACATCCCCGAACTCGCGAGCATCGTCGCCGGCATGGCCCCCACGGCGATGGAAGCCGGGGATCCACGAATCGGGCGCCGGGTGAGAGATGCCGTCGCCGACTGGGCACGACGCGAGTCGCCCGCACCCGCCGCACGTCCGGTCGTCATCGCGGATCAGTTCGAGGAAACGTTCACGCTCTGCCTGAGCGAGGCAAGCAGGCGCAGGTTCATCCAGATCCTCCACGCCGTGTGCACGTCGCCCGACCCGAGTGAGCCTGCCCCCGCGCTTGTCGTCCTCGGCATACGCGCCGACTTCTACGAGCTGTGCCTCGGGTATCCCGAACTGGCCGACGCGCTGCAACACCGGCACATGGTGCTCGGTCCCTTGTCGGCTGCGGAGCTGCGCGAAGCGGTGACCGGACCGGCCAAGGCCGTGGGTCTGGAGCTCGAAACGGGACTCGCGGAACTGATCGTCCGAGAAGTGAGCACCGGCGGCCCCCGCGGGGCGCACGACGCCGGGGTGCTGCCACTCCTCTCCCACGCCATGCTCGCCACTTGGCAGCGGCGCAAGGCGGGGCGGCTGACGCTGGCCGGCTATCGCGCGGCAGGCGGTATACAGGGAGCAGTGGCGGCGACCGCCGAGCAGGCGTGGTCCAGTCTGGATCCGGCGTCGCGCGAGGCCGCGAGGCTCCTCCTGCTCAGACTCGTCCGGCTGGGCGAGGACACGCAGGCCACCCGTCGACGAGGGACGCGGCGCCAACTGGCCGAGGAGGCCTCGGACTCCCAGAAGACGGAACAGTCACTCGAAGCACTGGTGCGAGCCCGGTTGGTGACACTCGACGCCGAGACTGTGGAGATCACCCATGAGGCATTGCTCCATGCCTGGCCACGCCTTCGCGACTGGATCGACGACGGCAGGAACGACCACCTGCTTCGCCAGCGCCTGGAGGAGGACGGCAGAGCCTGGCAGGAGTCTGACCGTGACCCGTCGCTGCTCTATCGGGGCTCCCGTCTGGATCAGGCCCGCTGCTGGGCGGATTCCGCAGACGACACCTTCCTGACCCGGAGCGCGGTGGACTTCCTGGCCGCCTCCGTCCGACTGCGCAAGCGCATGGTCTGGATCGGCCGCAGCGCGGTGGCCGCGCTCGTCGCTCTGGCGGTCCTGGCCGCCGGTTCAGCGGTGGTCGCCTGGCAGCAGCGAAACGACGCCGTATTCGAGCAGGTGCTCGCCGAAGCGGACCGCGTTCAGAACACGGATCCGTCCCTGGCCGCTCAACTCAACTTGGTCGCACATCGATTGCGCCCGAACGACGAGGGCGCCCGCAACCGGCTGCTCTCCATAGTGAACGCGCCGCTTGCCTCACCGCTCCTCGGTCACACCGGCGCCGTCTATCTCACCTCGTTCAGCCCGAACGGACGGCTCCTGGCCACCGCCAGCTACGACCGCACCGTACGCCTGTGGGATGTGGCGGATCCGAGCCGCCCGATGCCACTGGGAAAGCCGCTCACCGGCCACACGAGTTGGGTGAGCAGCGCTGTCTTCAGCCCGGACGGCAGCACTCTTGCGAGTGCCGGAGACGATGGCACGATCCGCCTGTGGAATGTGCGGGACCCTCGCCGCCCGCGGCAGATCGGCGCGCCCCTTACCGGCCATGACAGCACCATCTACCTTCTTGCCTTCAGTCCGGACGGCCGCACTCTGGCCTCCGCCAGCGAGGATCGCACCGTACGCCTGTGGGACACGGCCGACCCTCGCCGATCGCAGGCGCTCAGCGCTCTGACCGGGCATTCCGACGCGGTGCGTTCCCTCGCCTTCAGCCCCGACGGGCGGACTCTCGCCACCGGTGGTGATGACAACACGATCAGGCTGTGGGACATCACCGACCGGCTTCAACCAGCCGCGATCGAAGCCGTGCTGAGAGGTCATACGGACACGGTGCACTCCGTGGCCTTCAGCCCTGACGGCCGGACTCTCGCCAGCGGCAGCTCGGACAACAGCATCCGGCTCTGGAACATGTCCGGACCACGGCAGGCATCACCGCTCGGCGCACCGCTCACCGGGCACACGGGCCCTGTGTGGTCCGTTGCCTTCAGCCCCGACGGCACCATGCTCGCCGCTGCCAGCGCGGACAGCACGGCGAGCCTCTGGAACGTCAGCGATCCCGCGTACCCGTCGCAGGTAGGCGAGCCCCTCGCAGGGAGCAGTGGCGAGATCTACGCACTGGGCTTCAGCCCGGACGGGAAGACCCTGGCTACGGGGAGCGGGGACAACAAGGTCCGTTTGTGGTCGATACCCACGTCGGACATGATCGGACGTCTCGGAGCGTTCCGCCCCGATGGCGGGGTACTCGCCACGGCCGCACGCGACGGACGAGTCCGGCTGTGGAACGTGGAAACCCCGGAGCGGCCCGTCCTGCTCAGCAGACCGTTCATGCCGGGGCAGGGCGATGTGCGTTCACTGGTGTTCTCGCCCAAGGGCCACACCTTGGCGGTGCTGACAGGACGCCGCGCTGTGCAACTGTGGAACCTCACCGACCCGACCCGACCTGTGCCCCACGGACAGCCGGTCGCACTGCGCACGCGGTTCGCGGGCCCCGGCACGATCGCGTTCAGCCCGGATGGGCGCACACTGGCAACCACCCATGACGACCGGACCATACAACTGTGGAACGTCAGCGATCCGTCCCGCCTCGTTCCGCTCGGTGCACCGCTCGCCGACCACAAGGGCTACGTCAACTCCCTCGCGTTCAGCCCGGACGGCCGGACTCTCGCCAGCGGAAGTGCGGACGACGCCATCCTGCTCTGGAACGTGTCCGACCCGCGTCGGACGGCCCGACTCGGCGCGCCACTCACGGGGCACCTCGGCCCCATCAACACTCTCGCCTACAGCCCTGACGGCCACACGTTGGCCAGCGGCAGCGACGACAACACGGTTCAGCTCTGGAACATCACAGACCCACGCAAGGGATCCAGACTCGGTTCTCCCCTGACCGGCCACACCGGAGCCGTCGTATCGCTGACGTTCAGCCGGAACGGCCGCACGCTTGCCAGCGGGGGCAACGACAACATGGTCCGGCTCTGGAACATCACCGTTCCTTCCAAGGCCGACCCCATCGGTCAATCGATGAGCCCCAATGCCAAAACGGGGAATTTCCTGTCGTTCAGCCCGGGGAACCGCATGCTGGGAGTGTCGAGTGGTACCGATACGGTCCGGCTGTGGAACCTCGACGTCGAAGACGCCGTTCGCCGCATTTGCTCGACCACACGGGGGGTGCTGACGGCGGATAGATGGGCCGAGTATCTACCCCGTCTCTCGTACGAGCCTCCGTGCGACCAGTAG
- a CDS encoding LacI family DNA-binding transcriptional regulator: MGYGEKRGDWYRGRYWIAPGVLRTVVDANGDTVRFTTKREAAKAANDHEAKVRDGSWRDPQAGRITFAEYVNEWYARQDLAASTMQNYRRHIEEHLLPEFAEKTLADIRSVDVAAWERKEKAPYAASSVKTWRATLHLVFADAVDEGLISVNPATKRRGRGKRAGRSHNRGPEKVVTDALGILLIAERAALLSGRDDEFVAVVLMGYTGMRWGEIVGLETRFVRNAAVRVEWQLYELDSGELHHCPPKDDSYRTIDIPHWLSSLVTGHLSGAGSRRCECHGRTHVFNGYGLANGAARQPGPKVVDVARRSGVSVGTVSNVLNRPESVSESKRLKVELAIAELGYVRAVPSGNTAAHWRRTGFATWLFQPAATGWYPKKAPNEAHPVPVMAHPWPGVPARGRNASGRAEACWLPIARGLTPHGLRHTHKTVMEDLGTPPKLMDERLGHEDGSVQARYTHITSGMRQRLLDGLTEQWQASLDERAAMHPRSAVGILDELLKSFR, from the coding sequence TTGGGGTACGGCGAGAAGCGCGGGGATTGGTACCGGGGTCGGTACTGGATCGCGCCTGGAGTGCTCCGCACCGTCGTGGATGCCAACGGCGACACCGTGCGATTCACGACGAAGCGTGAGGCCGCGAAGGCTGCGAACGACCACGAGGCGAAAGTACGGGATGGCTCCTGGCGCGATCCCCAGGCCGGCCGGATCACCTTCGCCGAGTACGTGAACGAGTGGTACGCGCGCCAGGATCTGGCCGCCTCCACCATGCAGAACTACAGGCGGCACATCGAGGAGCACCTTCTCCCGGAGTTCGCGGAGAAGACGCTGGCCGACATCAGATCGGTGGACGTCGCCGCATGGGAGAGGAAGGAGAAGGCGCCCTACGCGGCTTCCAGCGTGAAGACGTGGCGCGCGACGCTTCATCTCGTCTTCGCTGATGCTGTCGACGAGGGGCTGATCTCGGTAAACCCTGCCACCAAGCGGCGTGGGCGCGGGAAGCGCGCCGGACGCTCGCACAACCGTGGCCCGGAGAAGGTGGTGACCGACGCGCTGGGCATTCTGCTCATCGCTGAGCGGGCGGCGCTCCTGTCCGGGCGGGACGACGAGTTCGTGGCCGTGGTGCTCATGGGCTACACCGGAATGCGGTGGGGTGAAATCGTAGGGCTGGAAACCAGGTTCGTGCGCAATGCGGCGGTACGGGTGGAATGGCAGTTATATGAGCTTGACTCGGGTGAGTTGCACCACTGTCCTCCCAAAGACGACTCATACCGGACGATTGATATCCCGCATTGGCTCTCCTCTCTGGTCACCGGGCATCTGTCCGGTGCCGGTTCACGGCGATGCGAGTGCCACGGTCGTACCCACGTGTTCAACGGTTACGGTCTCGCCAATGGCGCCGCTCGGCAGCCCGGCCCGAAGGTGGTCGACGTTGCTCGTCGATCCGGGGTCTCCGTGGGCACGGTCTCGAATGTCCTGAACCGGCCGGAATCCGTATCGGAGTCAAAGCGTCTCAAGGTCGAGCTGGCCATCGCGGAACTCGGCTATGTGCGTGCGGTTCCATCGGGGAACACGGCCGCGCACTGGCGACGAACCGGGTTCGCTACCTGGTTGTTCCAGCCGGCCGCCACCGGCTGGTACCCGAAGAAGGCGCCGAACGAAGCTCACCCGGTTCCCGTGATGGCGCATCCGTGGCCTGGCGTCCCCGCCCGGGGCCGGAACGCCTCCGGCCGTGCCGAGGCATGCTGGCTGCCGATCGCGCGGGGGCTCACACCGCATGGACTTCGGCATACGCACAAGACGGTTATGGAGGACCTGGGCACCCCACCGAAGCTCATGGACGAGAGGCTGGGCCACGAAGACGGCTCGGTGCAGGCTCGGTACACGCACATCACTTCAGGTATGCGGCAGCGCCTGCTGGACGGCTTGACCGAACAGTGGCAGGCATCGCTCGACGAGAGAGCGGCGATGCATCCGCGATCAGCGGTCGGGATCCTCGACGAGCTGCTGAAGAGTTTCCGCTAG
- a CDS encoding helix-turn-helix domain-containing protein yields MTSHSRHSVTAVTLPYLFRPAEIAEALGCSEWWVKEQARKRRIPFTRLGGAYRFTAEHVDEIVRVFEERPSRGTESPPEAAQGARSQRRPQTVPTGLRLRAKRPRRAVAFAAV; encoded by the coding sequence ATGACCAGTCACAGCCGTCACAGTGTCACCGCAGTCACTCTGCCCTACCTATTCCGGCCGGCGGAGATCGCCGAAGCCCTGGGGTGTTCCGAGTGGTGGGTGAAGGAACAGGCGCGCAAGCGGCGCATTCCGTTCACGCGCCTCGGCGGGGCCTACCGCTTCACCGCCGAGCACGTCGACGAGATCGTTCGGGTCTTCGAGGAACGCCCAAGCCGCGGAACGGAGTCCCCGCCTGAAGCTGCGCAGGGCGCCCGCTCCCAGCGCAGGCCCCAGACCGTGCCGACGGGCCTACGTCTCCGTGCCAAGCGTCCCCGCCGAGCCGTCGCGTTCGCGGCCGTCTGA
- a CDS encoding AAA family ATPase, with translation MTDNSNTTPHLYSTHPAPEPQPLQPAQQRIRTAWTADELMATEFPEPKWAVPGILSEGVNLLAGPPKVGKSWLSLGLGLSVAGGGTAMDTIPVEGGPVLYLALEDTPRRLQTRMRKILGGRPAPATLTLATSCPPLPQGGNEAIAQWLDRNPEARMVVIDVFAKMRGHSAPGASAYDADYAAVGHAKRIADHYGVAMVLVHHVRKAGSDDFLAEVSGTNGLAGAADATLVLKRSRGQADGVLHVTGRDVDEAEYALRFYAEAGAWQLLEGPAADHTIGDTRATILRFVRANPGARPKAITEGTGLEPDLVRQTCSRMAKDVQLIRKDGGYVVPSENGGQE, from the coding sequence GTGACCGACAACTCCAACACCACGCCCCATCTGTACTCCACCCACCCTGCCCCGGAGCCGCAGCCGTTGCAGCCCGCCCAGCAGCGCATCCGCACCGCCTGGACGGCCGACGAGCTGATGGCGACGGAGTTCCCCGAGCCCAAGTGGGCCGTTCCCGGGATCCTCTCCGAGGGCGTCAACCTCCTCGCGGGGCCGCCCAAGGTCGGCAAGTCCTGGCTCTCCCTGGGTCTGGGCCTGTCGGTCGCCGGTGGCGGTACCGCCATGGACACCATCCCGGTCGAGGGCGGCCCCGTGCTGTACCTGGCGCTGGAGGACACCCCGCGCCGACTCCAGACCCGCATGCGGAAGATCCTCGGCGGCCGACCCGCCCCGGCCACACTGACGCTCGCCACCTCGTGCCCGCCGCTGCCCCAGGGCGGGAACGAGGCGATCGCCCAGTGGCTCGACCGCAACCCCGAGGCACGGATGGTCGTCATCGACGTCTTCGCGAAGATGCGCGGACATTCGGCCCCTGGCGCCTCGGCATACGACGCGGACTACGCAGCCGTCGGACACGCGAAGCGGATCGCGGACCACTACGGCGTCGCCATGGTCCTGGTCCACCATGTGCGCAAGGCAGGCTCGGATGACTTCCTCGCCGAGGTCTCCGGCACGAACGGCCTCGCGGGCGCCGCCGACGCCACGCTGGTCCTGAAGCGCTCCCGCGGCCAGGCCGACGGCGTTCTCCATGTGACCGGTCGCGACGTGGACGAGGCCGAATACGCGCTCCGCTTCTACGCGGAGGCCGGAGCCTGGCAACTCCTCGAGGGCCCCGCCGCCGACCACACCATCGGTGACACCCGCGCGACGATCCTGCGCTTCGTCCGCGCGAACCCCGGGGCCAGGCCGAAGGCCATCACCGAGGGCACGGGACTGGAACCGGACCTCGTCCGCCAGACCTGCTCACGGATGGCCAAGGACGTCCAGCTCATCAGAAAGGACGGCGGCTACGTCGTGCCGTCCGAGAACGGGGGACAGGAATGA
- a CDS encoding bifunctional DNA primase/polymerase, which produces MHHFTPPPAVLQAAERGWHVFPLVPDGKRPAVCSWESRATTDPARLTRCWSAGAYNLGVATGPSRLVVVDLDVPKDEGDRPPAATSAGVTGGADSLSRLAEEHGKRYPSDTYTVRTVSGGLHLYFTAPTGTALRNTAGRLGWKIDTRANGGYVVGAGSTVDGRSYQVVHDALPAPLPSWLAKLLAPAPLPPQRPLDVSLLAVNGLDRYLAAAVAGEVQRIARAVNGNRNTALYQASVALGQLVAGGELPASDVVAKLAAAAVGQGLHESEALRTIDSGLRAGARKPRTVTRRAA; this is translated from the coding sequence ATGCACCACTTCACCCCACCCCCGGCAGTCCTTCAGGCCGCTGAGCGGGGCTGGCACGTCTTCCCGCTCGTCCCGGACGGCAAGCGCCCTGCTGTGTGCTCGTGGGAGTCCCGCGCCACGACCGACCCCGCCCGGCTCACACGCTGCTGGTCGGCCGGTGCCTACAACCTCGGGGTCGCCACCGGACCTTCCCGTCTGGTCGTCGTGGACCTGGATGTCCCCAAGGACGAGGGAGACCGTCCGCCTGCGGCGACGTCGGCCGGTGTGACCGGCGGCGCTGACTCGCTCAGCCGGCTCGCCGAGGAGCACGGCAAGCGCTACCCCTCCGACACCTACACCGTCCGCACCGTCAGCGGAGGCCTCCACCTCTACTTCACGGCCCCGACCGGCACCGCGCTGCGGAACACGGCGGGCAGGCTCGGCTGGAAGATCGACACGCGTGCGAACGGCGGCTACGTCGTGGGCGCGGGCAGCACAGTCGACGGCCGCTCGTACCAGGTCGTCCATGACGCGCTTCCGGCGCCGCTCCCGAGCTGGCTGGCGAAGCTCCTCGCCCCGGCGCCGCTGCCGCCGCAGAGGCCGCTGGACGTGTCGCTGCTCGCCGTCAACGGCCTCGACCGCTACCTCGCGGCTGCTGTGGCCGGGGAGGTCCAGCGGATCGCACGGGCCGTCAACGGCAACCGGAACACCGCCCTCTACCAGGCGTCCGTGGCACTCGGGCAACTCGTCGCGGGCGGAGAGCTGCCCGCGAGCGATGTGGTGGCGAAGCTCGCCGCCGCCGCTGTAGGGCAGGGCCTGCACGAGTCGGAGGCCCTGCGCACCATCGACTCCGGGCTCCGCGCCGGTGCGCGCAAGCCTCGCACCGTCACAAGGAGGGCTGCGTGA